From a region of the Alnus glutinosa chromosome 1, dhAlnGlut1.1, whole genome shotgun sequence genome:
- the LOC133864278 gene encoding glucose-6-phosphate 1-dehydrogenase, chloroplastic, producing the protein MAALSSTHCRSYSLLQSSSFAPSSSSSSSSSSSSSSSKLGHLQRVSVSSFPKRFLAAKVSSLQSQTKSVARMQDGAVATTVTPIENETPFNKLKDELLSVPSSDECKDAVAFGINENDSTVSITVVGASGDLAKKKIFPALFALYYEDCLPKHFTVCGYARSKMTDAELRNMVSKTLTCRIDKRENCGEKMEQFLKRCFYHSGQYDSQENFAELDKKLKEHEGGRVSNRLFYLSVPPNIFIDAVRCASLSASSGNGWTRVIVEKPFGRDSESSAALTKGLKQYLKEDQIFRIDHYLGKELVENLSVLRFSNLIFEPLWSRQYIRNVQLIFSEDFGTEGRGGYFDNYGIIRDIMQNHLLQILALFAMETPVSLDAEDIRNEKVKVLRSMRPLKLENVIIGQYKSHTKGGVTYPAYTDDETVPKDSLTPTFAAAALFIDNARWDGVPFLMKAGKALHTKRAEIRVQFRHVPGNLYNRNFGTDLDRATNELVIRVQPDEAIYLKINNKVPGLGMRLDRSNLNLHYAARYSKEIPDAYERLLLDAVEGERRLFIRSDELNAAWALFTPLLKELEEKKIIPEYYPHGSRGPVGAHYLAARYNVRWGDVGIDQ; encoded by the exons atggcggCCCTTTCTTCGACACACTGCCGTTCATATTCACTATTACAATCATCGTCTTTtgcaccttcttcttcttcttcttcttcatcgtcTTCCTCATCTTCATCGTCTAAGCTCGGCCATCTTCAAAGGGTATCGGTCTCTTCGTTTCCTAAGCGTTTTCTCGCCGCTAAGGTCTCTTCCCTACAATCCCAAACCAAGTCTGTGGCCCGCATGCAAGATG GTGCGGTGGCAACTACAGTAACCCCAATTGAAAATGAGACTCCTTTCAACAAATTGAAAGATGAGCTGTTGTCGGTTCCATCTTCGGACGAATGTAAAGATGCAGTGGCATTTGGCATCAATGAAAATGACTCCACTGTTAGTATTACTGTGGTTGGAGCCTCTGGAGACCTTGCCAAGAAGAAGATATTTCCTGCACTTTTTGCACTATATTATGAGGATTGTCTTCCTAAG CACTTTACTGTGTGTGGTTATGCTCGGAGTAAGATGACCGATGCTGAACTCAGAAACATGGTTAGCAAGACCCTCACTTGCAGAATTGATAAGAG AGAGAACTGCGGTGAAAAGATGGAGCAATTTCTTAAAAGATGTTTCTACCATTCTGGGCAGTATGATTCGCAAGAAAACTTTGCAGAGCTAGACAAGAAGCTGAAGGAACATGAG GGTGGAAGGGTTTCTAATCGCCTCTTCTATCTGTCAGTACCTCCAAATATATTCATAGATGCTGTAAGATGTGCAAGCTTGTCAGCTTCATCTGGTAATGGCTGGACCAGGGTCATTGTGGAGAAACCCTTTGGTCGAGATTCGGAATCCTCAGCTGCTTTGACGAAAGGTCTCAAACAGTACCTTAAGGAAGATCAAATATTCCG TATAGACCACTATCTGGGAAAGGAGCTTGTGGAAAACCTATCCGTACTCCGGTTTTCTAACCTCATTTTTGAGCCATTATGGTCAAGGCAGTATATAAGGAATGTACAGTTGATATTTTCTGAAGACTTTGGCACTGAAGGACGTGGAGG GTACTTCGACAATTACGGGATAATAAGAGACATAATGCAGAATCATCTGCTTCAGATACTGGCCCTATTTGCCATGGAAACGCCAGTTAGTTTGGACGCAGAAGATATCAGAAATGAAAAG GTCAAAGTTTTACGTTCAATGAGGCCATTAAAACTAGAAAACGTGATCATTGGGCAGTACAAGAGCCACACAAAAGGTGGTGTTACCTACCCAGCCTACACCGATGACGAGACTGTACCCAAGGACAGCTTAACTCCAACATTTGCAGCAGCTGCCCTCTTCATAGATAATGCAAGATGGGATGGGGTGCCTTTTCTAATGAAAGCTGGGAAAGCATTACATACTAAGAG GGCTGAGATAAGGGTACAGTTTAGGCATGTGCCAGGAAATTTATATAACCGAAACTTTGGGACAGATCTTGATCGAGCTACAAATGAGCTTGTTATTCGAGTGCAGCCTGATGAAGCTATTTATTTAAAGATCAACAACAAGGTCCCTGGTTTGGGAATGAGACTGGACCGAAGCAATCTGAATCTTCATTATGCAGCAAG ATATTCGAAGGAGATTCCAGATGCTTATGAGAGGCTTCTGCTCGATGCTGTTGAAGGGGAAAGAAGGCTGTTTATCCGGAGTGATGAGCTGAATGCTGCTTGGGCGCTCTTCACACCTCTGTTAAAAGAgctagaagagaagaagattaTCCCGGAGTACTATCCTCATGGGAGTCGGGGTCCTGTTGGGGCACACTATCTTGCAGCAAGATACAACGTCCGGTGGGGTGATGTTGGTATAGATCAATGA
- the LOC133858748 gene encoding uncharacterized protein LOC133858748, translating to MNPIMEEKYRAMNSYNKSNFIYNLILHSLTALTCSLLCSYPYWFPSLCCSTKHFLFISLPNISAFFVNPKCLFIVVNVIVVFLVGESKLVAGSNSSPVDELRDEYVERSHSLRGHCSRTLQERKEERSSETYDGYSKRNQGLDSGDYELLEEKEERKLEKNFIEDGVHRIEGKQVVKAEKEEEEEVVKAEVDDVHDEEGEEEAGLPAEELRKRADEFIAKVNKQMWLEAK from the coding sequence ATGAATCCAATCATGGAAGAAAAATACCGAGCCATGAATAGTTACAAtaagagtaattttatttacaaTCTAATTCTTCATTCTCTCACAGCACTAACATGCAGCTTACTATGTTCCTATCCTTACTGGTTTCCTTCTCTCTGCTGTTCAACCAAGCATTTTCTGTTTATCTCTCTCCCAAATATTTCTGCTTTCTTCGTTAACCCCAAGTGCTTGTTCATAGTAGTCAATGTAATAGTTGTCTTCCTCGTGGGGGAATCAAAGCTTGTGGCGGGCTCAAACTCATCGCCGGTCGACGAACTTCGCGACGAATATGTGGAGAGGAGTCACAGTCTCAGGGGACACTGCTCCCGTACTCTtcaagagagaaaagaggagaGGAGTTCTGAAACTTATGATGGATATAGTAAGAGGAACCAAGGTCTCGACAGTGGAGACTACGAACTTcttgaggaaaaagaagagaggaaattGGAGAAGAACTTCATTGAGGACGGTGTGCATAGGATTGAAGGTAAACAAGTTGTTaaagcagaaaaagaagaagaagaagaagttgttaAAGCAGAAGTTGATGATGTGCATGATGAAGAGGGAGAGGAAGAGGCTGGATTGCCTGCTGAGGAGCTGAGAAAAAGAGCTGATGAGTTTATTGCGAAGGTCAACAAACAAATGTGGCTTGAAGCCAAGTGA
- the LOC133864287 gene encoding uncharacterized protein LOC133864287, whose product MGKLLCDSTTVAETFQTSSPAVPWRDTKSAPSPDALDAIEAVDLVDQTTTAAWDDVHGLEEQQRSRLQRLHAKGVLWKHPQDESPSASVLFRLSHGGEVSADGNCLFTASQKAMAARELDARELRRRTVRRFLEDFGSSGGGEREAIDDAIRHMYGPDLTSGWGIHVVQEVKLLAKKSDRLALDPAIDELVLLGMQRETAAESIYKERCMPVNDGPSWAKYMSISGSSDDEFDIITLQYTEDGLLSVDENREGHAAAFGDDIAIECLATEFKREIYVVQAHGSDAMVDEENCVFFLPHRPRSQICEPPFFLFMKGTGWCGAGADHYEPLIAHPSSYVSQEKVAVVL is encoded by the exons ATGGGGAAATTACTCTGTGATTCGACGACCGTTGCGGAGACATTTCAAACCTCATCACCGGCCGTTCCGTGGAGGGACACAAAGTCAGCGCCGTCGCCAGACGCTCTCGATGCAATCGAGGCCGTGGATCTCGTTGACCAGACGACGACCGCCGCCTGGGACGATGTTCACGGGCTGGAGGAGCAGCAGAGGAGCCGCCTGCAGAGGCTGCACGCGAAGGGCGTTCTGTGGAAACACCCGCAGGACGAGTCCCCCTCGGCTTCGGTGCTCTTCCGGCTCTCGCACGGCGGGGAGGTCTCCGCCGACGGGAACTGCCTCTTCACAGCGTCGCAGAAGGCCATGGCGGCGCGGGAGCTCGACGCGCGGGAGCTGCGGCGGAGGACGGTGCGGCGGTTCCTGGAGGACTTCGGATCGTCCGGAGGGGGGGAGAGGGAGGCCATCGACGACGCGATCCGCCACATGTACGGTCCCGATCTGACGAGCGGGTGGGGCATTCACGTTGTCCAAGAAGTCAAGCTCTTGGCCAAGAAATCCGATCGCTTGGCTTTGGATCCCGCCATTGACGAGCTCGTTCTCCTCGGCATGcaaag AGAAACGGCGGCGGAGTCTATATACAAAGAGAGGTGTATGCCGGTGAACGATGGTCCGAGTTGGGCCAAGTACATGTCGATCTCTGGTTCATCTGATGATGAATTTGATATCATCACATTGCAGTATACTGAGGACGGTTTATTATCTGTAGATGAGAACAGGGAAGGCCATGCTGCGGCTTTCGGAGACGATATAGCAATAGAGTGTCTTGCAACGGAGTTCAAGCGGGAGATATACGTG GTGCAAGCTCATGGATCAGATGCAATGGTTGATGAAGAAAATTGCGTTTTCTTCCTCCCACATCGTCCAAGGAGTCAAATTTGTGAacctccctttttccttttcatgAAAGGAACAG GTTGGTGTGGTGCTGGAGCAGATCACTATGAGCCCCTGATCGCCCATCCTTCTTCATATGTTTCCCAGGAGAAGGTTGCAGTGGTACTTTGA